The following proteins are encoded in a genomic region of Xenopus laevis strain J_2021 chromosome 3L, Xenopus_laevis_v10.1, whole genome shotgun sequence:
- the LOC108710437 gene encoding extracellular calcium-sensing receptor — MASCRLPTGSFGGSVNNPGDVIIGGTFRVHFERVGNNLRFTSKPPEVQCQMIATEFYQSMQALIFAVEEINADIELLPNITLGFQVYDSCNTLRRTAQGTLSMLSGGKEIIPNYNCHEGTTFAGIVGDSKSSRSILMAQILALYKYPQISYFSTSPILTDRNQFPSFFRTIPSDEFQMRGLAQLISYFGWPWLGLLANDDDYGQFGLQMVKQEIISAGACVAFSETILTSHPDRNAPHLVTVIKKSTAKVVIVIASDSDFVFLVEELLRQNVTMNIWVASEAWATSALLSKERYKDILQGTVGFAIFHGNMSKFSKYFNSLNPSKDFNDPFLREFWEQTFACTWLIDKNSVILMDNDTKNPCTGNEMLNSLPAKEEQRLSFNVYTAVYTIAWALHNLLLCKPGTGPFYHRGCVNISSFQPWQLLHYIRNVNFKTNDGRQIFFDAIGNPPAIYDIVNWQIGAKGMLEQVAVGSYELNSFNGKTFNIDSANIVWINNNTLIPPSKCSASCPSGSRKVILPGKPLCCYECARCPQGQISNQTDAVECHQCSWDTWPNLQQDRCLPRTAEFLSYEGPLGYSLAATSIFSALTPLAILGIFICNNKTPIVRANNYSLSCLLLLSLFLCFLCSLGFIGYPQPTQCLLRQVAFGMVFALCISCVLAKTITVVIAFNATKPGSRLRKWTGVNVSYCVIVFCIFVQLCVCVIWLIFSPPIPEVDCNTKPGFIIVNCNEGAPFAFWCMLGYLGLLGKISFIVAFLARRLPDSFNEAKFITFSMLAFLSVWVSFIPAYLSARGMYTVAMEVFAILSSSWALVVCIFVPKCFIILFRPHLNTRKYLMDKKKGANMS, encoded by the exons ATGGCCAGTTGCAGGCTGCCCACAGGAAGTTTTGGTGGGTCTGTTAACAACCCAGGAGATGTTATCATAGGGGGAACTTTTCGAGTCCATTTTGAACGAGTAGGCAATAACCTGCGTTTTACCAGTAAACCTCCAGAAGTCCAATGTCAGAT GATTGCTACAGAATTTTATCAGAGCATGCAGGCCCTAATATTTGCTGTGGAAGAGATTAATGCTGACATTGAGCTCCTTCCCAACATCACATTGGGCTTCCAGGTTTATGACTCATGCAATACATTACGACGCACAGCACAGGGAACTCTTTCAATGTTATCAGGAGGAAAGGAGATAATCCCAAATTATAATTGTCATGAAGGGACAACCTTTGCTGGTATTGTTGGTGACTCTAAGTCCTCACGATCCATTCTTATGGCCCAAATCttggcactgtataaataccCACAG ATTAGTTATTTTTCAACCAGTCCTATTCTCACAGATCGGAACCAGTTCCCTTCCTTTTTTCGTACCATACCTAGTGATGAGTTTCAGATGAGAGGCCTAGCCCAGCTTATCTCTTATTTTGGTTGGCCTTGGTTGGGCCTCTTGGCCAATGATGATGACTATGGTCAGTTTGGACTTCAGATGGTAAAACAGGAAATAATCAGTGCTGGAGCTTGTGTGGCCTTCTCTGAGACTATTTTGACTAGTCATCCTGATAGGAATGCTCCCCATCTTGTCACAGTCATTAAAAAGTCAACTGCAAAGGTAGTGATTGTGATTGCATCTGATTCTGACTTTGTGTTTTTGGTGGAAGAGCTGTTGAGGCAAAATGTGACTATGAATATCTGGGTCGCCAGTGAAGCTTGGGCCACTTCTGCTTTACTTTCAAAAGAGAGATATAAAGACATATTACAAGGCACTGTTGGTTTTGCCATATTCCATGGGAATATGTCCAAGTTTAGTAAGTACTTCAACAGCCTCAACCCATCAAAAGATTTTAATGATCCATTCCTAAGAGAATTTTGGGAGCAAACCTTTGCTTGCACGTGGCTCATTGACAAGAATTCAGTTATTCTGATGGACAATGACACCAAAAATCCATGTACAGGAAACGAAATGCTAAACAGCCTGCCAGCCAAGGAAGAACAGAGATTATCTTTTAATGTATACACTGCTGTCTATACCATTGCTTGGGCTTTACACAATTTGCTGTTGTGTAAGCCTGGTACAGGGCCATTCTATCACAGAGGCTGTGTCAACATCTCTTCATTTCAGCCCTGGCAA CTTCttcactatattagaaacgtgAATTTCAAAACCAACGATGGACGtcagattttttttgatgcgATAGGGAACCCTCCTGCCATATATGACATTGTGAACTGGCAAATTGGTGCCAAAGGAATGCTTGAACAGGTTGCAGTTGGGAGTTATGAGTTGAATAGTTTTAATGGGAAAACTTTCAACATAGACAGTGCTAACATTGTATGGATTAACAACAACACACTG ATTCCTCCTTCCAAGTGCAGTGCAAGTTGTCCTTCAGGATCTAGGAAGGTGATATTACCAGGAAAACCCCTTTGTTGCTATGAGTGTGCCCGGTGTCCCCAGGGACAGATTTCAAATCAAAcag ATGCTGTGGAATGTCATCAATGTTCCTGGGACACATGGCCCAATCTACAACAGGACAGATGCTTACCAAGAACTGCAGAATTTCTTTCCTATGAAGGACCTTTGGGTTATAGTTTGGCAGCCACATCCATCTTCTCTGCCCTCACCCCACTAGCTATTCTGggaatttttatttgcaacaacAAAACACCAATTGTCCGAGCCAACAACTATTCCCTTAGTTGTCTTCTCCTGCTTTCCCTGTTCCTCTGTTTCCTTTGCTCTTTAGGGTTCATTGGTTACCCACAACCTACACAGTGTCTTCTGCGCCAGGTGGCATTTGGGATGGTTTTTGCTCTCTGTATCTCCTGTGTTCTGGCCAAAACCATCACCGTAGTTATTGCCTTTAATGCAACCAAACCAGGCAGCAGGTTAAGAAAGTGGACGGGAGTAAATGTATCCTACTGTGTCATTGTGTTTTGTATCTTTGTtcagttatgtgtgtgtgtgatatggcTCATCTTCTCTCCTCCCATCCCTGAAGTTGACTGTAATACCAAACCTGGATTTATCATAGTAAATTGCAATGAAGGTGCACCTTTTGCTTTCTGGTGCATGCTGGGGTACCTTGGACTCTTGGGCAAAATCAGTTTCATTGTTGCCTTCCTGGCCAGAAGACTCCCTGACAGTTTCAATGAAGCCAAATTTATCACATTCAGTATGTTggctttcctcagtgtctgggtGTCCTTTATCCCAGCCTATCTCAGTGCACGGGGCATGTATACTGTGGCAATGGAGGTCTTTGCCATTCTGTCTTCCAGCTGGGCTTTGGTGGTCTGTATCTTTGTGccaaaatgtttcattatattGTTCAGACCTCACCTGAACACCAGAAAATATCTCATGGACAAAAAGAAGGGTGCAAATATGTCATAG
- the LOC108710438 gene encoding extracellular calcium-sensing receptor: MPPGLTVGNQGESSGQAQELNVYTRNCEAGNKDEVLAMWYQIRRKRKGRGHGPRTNTEQERSTKTESEEKSKQTLPLIKKDTVAGEEVGAYSDSITACSLHREIIADSMSRPGDIMIGGTFRVHYDRVYNDIDFRSSPTEFQCQMVSIEFYQTMQALLYAVDEINADMELLPNITLGFQVLDTCNTLRRTAQGALLMLSGGLDMTPNFNCYNRRRLAGIIGDSASTRSILIAQILGLYQYPQISYFSTNPILSNRDLFPSFFRTIPSDDFQMRGLAQLISYFGWSWLGILANDDDYGQSGLQMVKKEILNAGACIAFVENILTTTADKNAPYIVNVLRGSTAKVVVVISSDSHFVFVVEELLRQNVTGNIWVASEAWATSDLLTKERFSRVLLGTTGFAIYHGQMPNFTKYFNNLNPSKDLHDPFIREIWEQTFSCKWASQENLATWMENATTKACTMKEKLENILPEEQRLSLNVYTAVYALAWALHNMIHCKPGTGPFKHGTCANISSFHSWQLFQYLKNVTFKTQDGRQIFFDDKGNPPAIYDIVNWRVNSRGTLEQVAVGSYDLNRPERKTFQINSGAMIWIDNCTQVPLSNCSPSCSLGFRKVIVPGKPICCHECARCPQGHVSNQTDAVECHPCSWDTWPNLQQDRCLPRTIEFLSYGESLGYILAAIAIFSSVIPLLIWGLFIQYKKTPIVRANNYSLSCLLLLSLFLCFLCSLGFIGYPQPTQCLLRQVAFGMVFALCISCVLAKTITVVIAFNATKPGSRLRKWTGVKVSYCIVIFCVFIQLCVCSLWLIISSPFPELDTNTKPGLIIVSCNEGSLTAFWCMLGYLGVLATISFIVAFLARRLPDSFNEAKFITFSMLAFLSVWVSFIPAYLSARGMYTVAMEVFAILSSSWAVVICIFTPKCFIVLFRPDMNSREHLMGKRRDQK, encoded by the exons atgccgccaggtcttactgtGGGAaaccagggagaaagttctggCCAAGCACAAGAACTGAATGTGTACACGAGGAACTGCGAAGCAGGCAACAAAGACGAAGTTCTGGCAATGTGGTACCAAATCAGAAGGAAGAGGAAAGGCCGAGGTCACGGGCCAAGGACAAATACAGAGCAGGAGCGCAGTACCAAAACAGAATCTGAAGAGAAGTCAAAACAG ACACTACCACTTATCAAAAAGGACACAGTGGCTGGAGAAG AAGTAGGGGCCTATTCTGACTCTATAACTGCTTGCAGCCTCCACAGAGAGATCATTGCTGACTCCATGAGCCGCCCAGGAGATATTATGATAGGGGGAACCTTTCGAGTTCATTATGACCGAGTCTACAATGACATTGATTTCAGAAGCAGTCCCACAGAATTCCAGTGCCAGAT GGTTTCCATTGAGTTTTACCAGACCATGCAGGCCTTATTATATGCTGTGGATGAGATAAATGCAGATATGGAACTCCTGCCCAACATTACACTGGGCTTCCAGGTTTTAGACACCTGCAATACTTTGCGGCGGACAGCACAGGGGGCTCTTTTAATGCTGTCAGGAGGGCTGGATATGACCCCAAATTTCAATTGTTACAACAGGAGACGTCTTGCTGGTATCATTGGAGACTCTGCGTCCACAAGATCCATTCTTATTGCTCAGATCCTGGGCTTGTACCAATACCCACAG ATAAGTTATTTTTCAACCAACCCTATTTTGAGCAACCGTGACCTGTTTCCATCCTTTTTTCGTACCATTCCCAGTGATGACTTTCAGATGAGAGGTCTGGCCCAGCTTATCTCTTATTTTGGCTGGTCTTGGCTGGGGATCCTCGCCAATGATGATGACTATGGTCAGTCTGGACTTCAGATggtaaaaaaggaaatattaaatgCAGGAGCTTGCATAGCTTTTGTTGAGAATATATTGACTACTACAGCTGATAAAAATGCTCCCTATATTGTCAATGTTCTTCGAGGGTCGACAGCAAAGGTTGTGGTTGTGATATCCTCTGATTCTCATTTTGTGTTTGTGGTAGAAGAGTTGCTAAGGCAGAATGTGACTGGAAATATCTGGGTAGCCAGTGAAGCTTGGGCAACCTCAGATTTACTTACAAAGGAAAGATTCAGCAGGGTTTTGTTGGGCACTACTGGTTTTGCAATATACCATGGGCAGATGCCGAATTTTACAAAGTACTTCAACAATCTCAACCCATCTAAAGATCTTCATGATCCATTTATAAGGGAAATTTGGGAGCAAACATTCTCTTGTAAGTGGGCCAGTCAGGAGAATTTAGCAACGTGGATGGAAAATGCCACAACTAAAGCATGTACAATGAAGGAAAAGTTGGAGAACATACTACCGGAAGAGCAGAGATTGTCTCTTAATGTGTACACTGCAGTTTATGCATTAGCATGGGCATTACACAATATGATTCATTGTAAGCCTGGAACTGGTCCATTCAAACATGGCACCTGTGCGAATATCTCTTCATTTCACTCTTGGCAA ctttttcaATACTTGAAAAATGTAACCTTCAAGACCCAAGAtggaaggcaaatattttttgatgaCAAAGGGAACCCTCCAGCCATATATGATATTGTGAACTGGCGAGTGAATAGCAGAGGAACACTGGAACAGGTTGCAGTTGGGAGTTATGACCTAAATCGGCCTGAGCGTAAAACCTTCCAAATAAACAGTGGTGCAATGATATGGATAGATAATTGTACACAG GTTCCTCTTTCGAACTGCAGCCCAAGCTGTTCATTGGGTTTCAGAAAAGTAATTGTCCCAGGAAAACCAATTTGCTGCCATGAGTGTGCCCGATGTCCCCAAGGGCATGTCTCAAACCAAACAG ATGCTGTGGAATGTCATCCATGTTCCTGGGACACGTGGCCCAATCTACAGCAAGACAGATGCTTACCAAGAACTATAGAATTCCTTTCCTATGGAGAATCTTTGGGCTACATCTTAGCAGCCATCGCCATCTTCTCTTCTGTTATCCCACTCTTAATTTGGGGactttttattcaatataaaaaaacaccaatagtCCGAGCCAACAACTATTCCCTTAGCTGCCTTCTCCTGCTTTCTCTGTTTCTCTGTTTCCTTTGCTCTTTAGGCTTCATTGGTTACCCACAACCTACACAGTGTCTTCTACGCCAGGTGGCATTTGGGATGGTTTTTGCTCTTTGTATCTCCTGTGTTCTGGCCAAAACTATTACTGttgtcattgcctttaatgcaaccAAACCAGGCAGCAGGTTAAGAAAGTGGACGGGAGTAAAGGTGTCCTACTGTATCGTCATTTTCTGTGTCTTTATTCAGTTATGTGTCTGTTCGCTGTGGCTGATCATCTCTTCTCCTTTCCCTGAACTAGACACTAACACTAAGCCAGGTTTAATTATTGTTAGTTGCAATGAAGGGTCACTTACTGCTTTCTGGTGCATGCTGGGATATCTTGGCGTCTTGGCCACTATCAGTTTCATTGTTGCCTTCCTGGCCAGGCGACTCCCTGACAGTTTTAATGAAGCCAAATTTATCACATTCAGTATGTTggctttcctcagtgtctgggtGTCCTTTATCCCAGCCTATCTCAGTGCACGGGGCATGTATACTGTGGCAATGGAGGTCTTTGCCATTTTATCTTCCAGTTGGGCTGTGGTGATCTGTATCTTTACTCCAAAATGTTTCATTGTATTGTTCAGACCTGACATGAACTCCAGAGAACATCTCATGGGGAAAAGGAGAGatcaaaaataa